A single region of the Solwaraspora sp. WMMD406 genome encodes:
- a CDS encoding enoyl-CoA hydratase-related protein — MDEPRPTRPAQPLIRTVTESGVTTLVLDSPTNRNALSTPLMTLFLAELAAAVADPQVRVVVLSHTGPVFCSGADLTETAAAYASRQVPVGMLGDVLAALWECPKPVVARVAGPARAGGLGLIAAADIAICADTATFAFTEVRLGVVPAVISATVLRRLQPRAATELYLTGEVFDGRRAERIGLVSAAVAADELDAAVTACCAALVRGAPGALAGTKELLRRVPAEHIGDDVEFLRGLSTDYFLSDEGREGVSAFREKRDPSWVPRP; from the coding sequence ATGGATGAGCCTCGGCCCACCAGGCCCGCGCAACCGTTGATCCGTACGGTCACCGAGTCCGGGGTGACCACCCTGGTCCTGGACAGCCCGACCAACCGCAACGCGCTGTCCACCCCGCTGATGACCCTGTTCCTGGCCGAACTGGCGGCGGCCGTGGCCGATCCGCAGGTACGGGTGGTGGTGCTCAGTCACACCGGACCGGTCTTCTGCTCGGGCGCGGACCTGACCGAGACGGCCGCCGCGTACGCCTCGCGGCAGGTGCCCGTCGGCATGCTCGGCGACGTGCTCGCCGCGTTGTGGGAGTGTCCCAAGCCGGTCGTGGCCCGGGTCGCCGGCCCGGCGCGGGCCGGCGGTCTCGGGCTGATCGCCGCCGCCGACATCGCGATCTGTGCCGATACGGCCACCTTCGCCTTCACCGAGGTCCGGCTGGGTGTCGTCCCGGCGGTGATCTCCGCCACCGTGTTGCGCCGGCTGCAGCCCCGGGCCGCCACCGAGCTCTACCTGACCGGTGAGGTGTTCGACGGGCGGCGGGCGGAGCGGATCGGGTTGGTCTCCGCCGCCGTCGCCGCCGACGAACTGGACGCGGCGGTCACGGCCTGCTGCGCCGCGTTGGTCCGGGGCGCCCCGGGCGCGTTGGCCGGCACCAAGGAGTTGCTCCGGCGGGTCCCGGCGGAACACATCGGCGACGACGTCGAGTTCCTGCGTGGGCTGTCCACCGACTACTTCCTCTCCGACGAGGGCCGGGAGGGGGTGTCGGCCTTCCGGGAGAAGCGCGACCCGTCCTGGGTGCCGAGGCCCTGA
- the hemW gene encoding radical SAM family heme chaperone HemW — MPGPLPDGVPVPADGSLPEPARADVGRRGFGVYLHVPFCAARCGYCDFNTYTPAELGGTAPTGQYVEAVLAELDLAAKVLADGSPRRVDTVFVGGGTPSLLPADDLARLIAAVDATWGLADDAEITTEANPESVDPRSLRALRQAGFTRISLGMQSVAPAVLDVLERRHAPGRALAAAREARDAGFAHVNLDLIYGTPGETADDFAASLAAVIGSGVDHVSAYALIVEEGTRLAARVRRGDVARPDDDLAADRYLAAEAALDAAGFTWYEVSNWARSPAGRCRHNLLYWTGGDWWGLGPGAHSHVGGVRWWNVKHPTTYAARLADGRSPGQGRELLSRADQRVEEVMLAIRLATGVPLDRLEPAGRDAAARAVGTGLLDGSAHRSGRAVLTLRGRLLADAVLRDLLP; from the coding sequence ATGCCAGGACCGCTTCCCGACGGTGTGCCGGTGCCCGCCGACGGTTCCTTGCCGGAGCCGGCCCGCGCCGACGTGGGACGCCGTGGGTTCGGGGTGTACCTGCATGTCCCCTTCTGCGCGGCGCGGTGCGGCTACTGCGACTTCAACACCTACACACCGGCGGAGTTGGGCGGCACCGCTCCGACCGGCCAGTACGTCGAAGCCGTACTCGCCGAACTCGACCTCGCCGCGAAGGTCCTGGCCGACGGTTCTCCCCGGCGGGTGGACACGGTGTTCGTCGGCGGCGGTACGCCGAGCCTGCTGCCGGCCGACGACCTCGCCCGGCTGATCGCCGCCGTCGACGCCACCTGGGGTCTGGCCGACGACGCCGAGATCACGACCGAGGCCAACCCGGAATCGGTCGACCCGCGATCGTTGCGGGCCCTGCGCCAGGCGGGCTTCACCCGGATCTCGCTCGGCATGCAGTCGGTGGCACCGGCCGTACTCGACGTGCTGGAGCGCCGGCACGCTCCCGGCCGCGCCCTGGCGGCGGCCCGCGAAGCCCGGGACGCCGGCTTCGCGCACGTCAACCTGGATCTCATCTACGGGACGCCGGGGGAGACGGCGGACGACTTCGCCGCGTCGTTGGCCGCCGTGATCGGTTCGGGGGTGGACCACGTCAGCGCGTACGCCCTGATCGTGGAGGAGGGCACCCGGCTCGCGGCGCGGGTCCGTCGGGGCGACGTCGCGCGGCCCGACGACGATCTGGCCGCCGACCGCTATCTCGCCGCCGAGGCGGCCCTCGACGCCGCCGGCTTCACCTGGTACGAGGTGTCGAACTGGGCGCGGTCGCCGGCCGGACGGTGCCGGCACAACCTGCTCTACTGGACCGGTGGCGACTGGTGGGGCCTGGGTCCGGGGGCGCACAGCCACGTCGGCGGGGTTCGCTGGTGGAACGTCAAACACCCCACCACATACGCCGCCCGGTTGGCTGACGGGCGCTCGCCGGGTCAGGGACGTGAACTGCTGAGTCGCGCGGACCAGCGGGTCGAAGAGGTGATGCTGGCGATCCGGCTCGCCACCGGCGTGCCGCTGGACCGGCTGGAACCGGCGGGCCGGGACGCCGCCGCGCGGGCGGTCGGAACCGGACTGCTCGACGGGTCCGCGCATCGGTCCGGACGCGCGGTGCTCACGCTGCGCGGGCGGCTGCTGGCCGACGCGGTCCTGCGTGATCTGCTGCCGTGA
- a CDS encoding DUF4870 domain-containing protein produces the protein MTEPPRPPGEGGFGGTPDPTSPPPPPASYSMPGEASSPGYNPPPSGESYPPPGYPPQDGGYPPAGGGYPPPAGGPGYGGPPPPGYANNDEKTWALIAHFGGALGAFISFGPLGFVGPLIAYLAKGQQSPTVRAHALAALNFQILWSAIAFVLLFVSWCLLFIPSLVVFAIQIVFGIIAGMKANDGIVYKYPMSANFIK, from the coding sequence ATGACTGAACCACCTCGCCCACCAGGAGAAGGCGGCTTCGGCGGCACGCCGGACCCGACTTCTCCGCCCCCACCCCCAGCGTCCTACTCGATGCCGGGCGAGGCCTCCTCTCCCGGATACAACCCGCCGCCCAGCGGCGAGAGCTACCCGCCGCCCGGCTACCCACCGCAGGACGGGGGCTATCCGCCAGCTGGCGGCGGCTACCCGCCACCGGCGGGCGGTCCGGGTTACGGAGGTCCGCCCCCACCCGGCTACGCCAACAACGACGAGAAGACGTGGGCGCTGATCGCCCACTTCGGTGGCGCGCTCGGCGCGTTCATCAGCTTCGGACCCCTCGGCTTCGTCGGCCCGCTCATCGCCTACCTGGCGAAGGGCCAGCAGTCGCCGACGGTCCGCGCGCACGCGCTCGCCGCGCTCAACTTCCAGATCCTCTGGTCGGCGATCGCGTTCGTGCTGCTCTTCGTCAGTTGGTGCCTGCTGTTCATCCCGAGTCTGGTGGTCTTCGCCATCCAGATCGTCTTCGGCATCATCGCCGGTATGAAGGCGAACGACGGGATCGTCTACAAGTACCCGATGTCCGCCAACTTCATCAAGTGA
- the hrcA gene encoding heat-inducible transcriptional repressor HrcA — MGLDDRKLDVLRAIVEDYVATQEPVGSKALVERHQLGVSPATVRNDMAVLEEEGYIRQPHTSAGRVPTDRGYRLFVDRLSRVKPLSPAERRAIERFLAGAVDLDDVVHRTVRLLAQLTRQVAVVQYPSLSRSALRHLELVPISTTRLMVVLIVDTGRVEQRLVELPAPISADDVTDLRRLANEKLGGCRLSDTPPLVQALVDEAPSTLRPAMTTLSTVLLETLVERHEERIALAGTANLTRGGLLDFQGSLRPILEALEEEVVLLKLIGEVEPSTLRVRIGDENEIDNLRAASVVSTGYGPGATIVGGLGVLGPTRMDYPGTIATVRAVARYVGDLLAQN; from the coding sequence ATGGGACTCGACGACCGTAAGCTCGACGTGCTCCGGGCGATCGTCGAGGACTACGTCGCCACCCAGGAGCCGGTCGGCAGCAAGGCCCTGGTGGAGCGCCACCAGCTTGGTGTCTCGCCGGCCACGGTCCGCAACGACATGGCGGTGCTGGAGGAAGAAGGCTACATCCGCCAGCCGCACACCAGCGCCGGACGGGTGCCGACGGATCGTGGCTATCGACTTTTCGTCGACCGGCTCTCCCGGGTCAAGCCACTGAGCCCCGCCGAGCGCCGGGCGATCGAGCGGTTCCTCGCCGGCGCGGTGGATCTCGACGACGTGGTGCACCGTACGGTCCGGTTGCTGGCACAGCTCACCCGCCAGGTCGCCGTCGTGCAGTACCCCAGCCTCTCCCGGTCGGCCCTGCGGCACCTGGAGTTGGTGCCGATCTCCACCACCCGGCTGATGGTCGTCCTGATCGTGGACACCGGACGGGTCGAGCAACGGCTCGTCGAGCTGCCCGCGCCGATCTCGGCCGACGACGTGACCGACCTGCGCCGGCTGGCCAACGAGAAACTCGGTGGCTGTCGGCTCTCCGACACCCCGCCGTTGGTGCAGGCGCTCGTCGACGAAGCGCCGTCCACGCTGCGACCGGCGATGACCACGCTGTCCACGGTCCTGCTGGAAACGCTGGTCGAGCGGCACGAGGAACGCATCGCGTTGGCCGGAACCGCTAATCTGACCAGGGGAGGACTACTCGACTTCCAGGGCTCGCTGCGTCCCATACTTGAGGCGTTGGAGGAGGAGGTCGTTTTGCTCAAGCTGATCGGTGAGGTGGAGCCGAGCACGCTTCGGGTACGCATCGGTGACGAGAACGAGATCGACAACCTGCGGGCCGCCTCGGTGGTCAGCACCGGATACGGACCGGGTGCCACCATCGTCGGTGGTCTCGGCGTACTCGGGCCGACCCGGATGGACTACCCCGGAACCATCGCCACGGTTCGCGCCGTGGCACGCTACGTCGGCGATCTGCTGGCGCAGAACTGA
- the dnaJ gene encoding molecular chaperone DnaJ: MAKDYYGILGVSRDASADDIKRAYRKLARQYHPDVNPDPAAADKFKDINAAYEVLSDDQKRQIVDLGGDPLAPGGGPGGGPGGAGPFVGFQDIMDAFFGAAAGSRGPRSRTRPGADAILRLELDLSETAFGVEAPITVDTAVICTTCSGAGTATGTHLATCEACGGRGEVQSVQRTFLGQVVSSRPCVACQGYGTVIPHPCPTCAGDGRVRTRRSLTVKIPAGVEDGMRIRLAQQGEVGPGGGTAGDLYVEIHERPHDVYSRKGDDLHCRVTVPMTAAALGTRLTIRTLDSDEPLDVKPGTQPGATLRLRGRGVPHLRGTGRGDLYVHLDVRTPTKLDADQERILRDFAKTRGEEVAELSKQGGFFSRMRDAFNGHG; the protein is encoded by the coding sequence GTGGCCAAGGACTACTACGGCATTCTCGGCGTGAGCCGGGACGCCTCCGCTGATGACATCAAGCGGGCCTACCGCAAGCTGGCCCGGCAATACCATCCGGACGTCAACCCGGACCCGGCGGCGGCTGACAAGTTCAAGGACATCAACGCCGCGTACGAGGTGCTCTCCGACGACCAGAAGCGGCAGATCGTCGACCTCGGCGGTGACCCGCTCGCCCCCGGTGGCGGCCCTGGCGGTGGCCCCGGCGGTGCCGGACCCTTCGTCGGCTTCCAGGACATCATGGATGCCTTCTTCGGAGCGGCCGCCGGATCCCGTGGGCCCCGGTCGCGTACCCGCCCCGGCGCCGACGCGATCCTGCGCCTGGAGCTCGACCTGTCCGAGACCGCCTTCGGGGTCGAGGCGCCGATCACGGTCGACACGGCGGTGATCTGCACCACCTGCTCCGGCGCGGGCACCGCCACCGGCACCCATCTGGCCACCTGCGAGGCGTGTGGTGGCCGGGGCGAGGTGCAGTCCGTGCAGCGGACCTTCCTCGGCCAGGTCGTCTCCTCCCGGCCCTGCGTCGCCTGCCAGGGCTACGGCACGGTCATCCCGCACCCCTGTCCGACCTGCGCCGGGGACGGCCGGGTCCGGACCCGGCGTTCGCTGACCGTCAAGATCCCCGCCGGGGTGGAGGACGGCATGCGGATCCGACTGGCCCAGCAGGGGGAGGTCGGCCCCGGGGGCGGCACCGCCGGGGATCTCTACGTGGAGATTCACGAGCGGCCGCACGACGTCTACTCCCGCAAGGGCGACGATCTGCACTGTCGGGTCACCGTACCGATGACCGCCGCCGCCCTGGGTACCCGGCTGACCATCCGCACCCTGGACAGCGACGAGCCGCTCGACGTCAAGCCGGGCACCCAGCCGGGCGCCACGCTGCGGCTGCGCGGCCGGGGAGTGCCACACCTGCGCGGCACCGGTCGTGGTGACCTCTACGTGCACCTCGACGTCCGCACCCCGACCAAGCTCGACGCCGACCAGGAACGGATCCTGCGGGACTTCGCCAAGACCCGGGGCGAGGAGGTCGCCGAGCTGAGCAAGCAGGGCGGCTTCTTTTCCCGGATGCGCGACGCGTTCAACGGCCACGGCTGA
- a CDS encoding 16S rRNA (uracil(1498)-N(3))-methyltransferase, translated as MSAPLFLVERVPTDSAYTLDGSEGHHAAAVVRLRAGEELLLADGRGATALAVVEAAGRRSLDLRIVDRRYVAPADPALAVVQGIAKGDRGELAVQAMTEVGVDEVVPWAAARSVTRWRDERGARARQRWVSTAREAAKQARRPWVPAVAGSDDVPAESTSAVAARLGGAAAGLVLHEAADEPLSRVDLPAAGQIVLVVGPEGGIADEELAAFVAAGARPVRLGDSVLRTSTAGPAALAVLSVRLGRW; from the coding sequence GTGAGCGCACCGCTGTTCCTGGTCGAGCGGGTGCCGACCGACTCGGCGTACACCCTCGACGGCTCGGAGGGCCATCACGCCGCCGCCGTCGTGCGGCTGCGCGCCGGCGAGGAGCTCCTGCTGGCCGACGGTCGGGGTGCCACGGCGCTGGCGGTGGTCGAGGCCGCCGGTCGGCGCAGCCTGGACCTGCGGATCGTCGACCGCCGGTACGTCGCACCGGCCGACCCGGCCCTGGCGGTCGTCCAAGGCATCGCCAAGGGCGACCGGGGCGAGTTGGCGGTGCAGGCGATGACCGAGGTCGGAGTCGACGAAGTCGTGCCCTGGGCGGCGGCCCGGTCGGTCACTCGCTGGCGCGACGAACGGGGTGCGCGGGCCCGGCAGCGGTGGGTGAGTACCGCCCGGGAAGCGGCCAAGCAGGCTCGCCGGCCCTGGGTGCCGGCCGTCGCCGGCTCGGACGACGTCCCGGCCGAATCGACCTCGGCGGTGGCCGCCCGGCTCGGTGGCGCCGCCGCCGGCCTGGTGTTGCACGAGGCCGCCGACGAACCGTTGAGCCGGGTCGATCTGCCAGCCGCCGGCCAGATCGTCCTGGTCGTCGGGCCGGAGGGTGGGATCGCCGACGAGGAACTGGCCGCCTTCGTCGCCGCCGGAGCCCGACCTGTCCGGCTGGGGGACTCCGTCCTGCGGACGTCGACCGCCGGCCCGGCCGCGCTGGCCGTCCTGTCCGTCCGGCTCGGCCGCTGGTAG
- a CDS encoding histidine triad nucleotide-binding protein has protein sequence MSDNCVFCRIALRELPTELVHESPNTVAFRDLRPQAPVHVLVIPKPHHPDVATLAAADPALAGEVLSTAAAVAEAEGLRADGFRLIFNTGRYAGQEVFHVHAHVVGGAPLGPMLSS, from the coding sequence GTGAGTGACAACTGTGTCTTCTGCCGGATCGCCCTGCGTGAGCTACCGACCGAACTGGTGCACGAGAGCCCGAACACGGTCGCGTTCCGCGATCTTCGTCCGCAGGCTCCCGTGCACGTACTGGTCATTCCCAAGCCGCATCATCCGGACGTGGCGACCCTGGCCGCCGCCGACCCCGCACTGGCGGGAGAGGTACTGTCGACGGCCGCCGCCGTGGCCGAGGCGGAGGGCCTGCGCGCGGACGGGTTCCGGTTGATCTTCAACACCGGGCGGTACGCCGGGCAGGAGGTCTTCCATGTGCACGCCCACGTCGTGGGCGGCGCTCCGCTCGGGCCGATGCTCAGCAGCTGA
- a CDS encoding PhoH family protein has translation MTGTPPPGQARVQTKITVPDPQIMVNLLGAGDEILRLVERSVASDVHVRGNEITITGAPADNAVAERLFSELLELIAKGETLTTDAVRRTVGMLAQGGTERPADVLTLNILSRRGRTIRPKTLGQKRYVDAIDAHTIVFGIGPAGTGKTYLAMAKAVQALQAKQVNRIILTRPAVEAGERLGFLPGTLYEKIDPYLRPLYDALHDMLDPDSIPKLMAAGTIEVAPLAYMRGRTLNDAFIILDEAQNTTPEQMKMFLTRLGFGSRIVVTGDITQVDLPGGTTSGLRVVREILSGVDDVHFAQLSSTDVVRHRLVSDIVDAYARWDADREAQQNQGVHAVPGRAAHGGRANRRR, from the coding sequence ATGACCGGCACTCCACCTCCCGGGCAGGCCCGGGTGCAGACCAAGATCACCGTTCCGGACCCGCAGATCATGGTCAACCTGCTCGGCGCAGGCGACGAGATCTTGCGGCTGGTCGAGCGGTCCGTCGCCAGCGACGTGCACGTACGTGGCAACGAGATCACCATCACCGGGGCCCCCGCCGACAACGCGGTGGCCGAGCGTCTCTTCAGTGAACTGCTCGAACTCATCGCCAAGGGCGAGACCCTGACCACCGACGCCGTCCGGCGGACCGTCGGCATGCTCGCCCAGGGCGGCACCGAGCGGCCTGCGGACGTACTCACCCTCAACATCCTGTCCCGGCGCGGGCGCACCATCCGGCCCAAGACGCTCGGTCAGAAACGGTACGTCGACGCCATCGACGCGCACACCATCGTCTTCGGCATCGGCCCGGCCGGCACCGGCAAGACCTACCTGGCCATGGCCAAGGCGGTCCAGGCGCTCCAGGCCAAACAGGTCAACCGGATCATCCTGACCCGTCCGGCGGTCGAGGCCGGTGAACGGCTCGGCTTCCTGCCGGGGACGCTCTACGAGAAGATCGACCCCTACCTGCGCCCGCTCTACGACGCGCTGCACGACATGCTCGACCCCGACTCGATCCCGAAGCTGATGGCGGCGGGCACCATCGAGGTGGCGCCGCTGGCGTACATGCGGGGCCGCACCCTCAACGACGCCTTCATCATCCTCGACGAGGCGCAGAACACCACGCCGGAGCAGATGAAGATGTTCCTGACCCGGCTCGGGTTCGGTTCCCGGATCGTGGTGACCGGCGACATCACCCAGGTCGACCTGCCCGGCGGCACCACCAGTGGGCTGCGGGTGGTGCGCGAGATCCTGTCCGGCGTCGACGACGTGCACTTCGCCCAGCTTTCCAGCACCGACGTGGTCCGGCACCGGCTGGTCAGCGACATCGTCGACGCCTACGCCCGCTGGGACGCCGACCGCGAGGCCCAGCAGAATCAGGGCGTCCACGCGGTGCCGGGTCGGGCCGCCCACGGCGGCCGGGCGAACCGGCGCCGCTAA
- the ybeY gene encoding rRNA maturation RNase YbeY: MSIEIANESGVDVDTDAVLAVARHALDEMGVNPLAELSVLLVDHDYMAELNHRWMGGDGPTDVLAFPMDEGSVDHGPGESSPGEPGLLGDIVLCPEVAAKQAATAGHAAADELHLLTVHGVLHLLGYDHAEPDEEREMFELQARLLYSWKETRAK, translated from the coding sequence TTGTCCATCGAGATCGCCAACGAGTCCGGGGTCGACGTCGACACCGACGCGGTGCTCGCCGTCGCCCGCCACGCGCTGGACGAGATGGGCGTCAACCCGCTCGCCGAGCTGTCCGTACTCCTGGTCGACCACGACTACATGGCCGAGCTCAACCATCGGTGGATGGGCGGCGACGGGCCGACCGACGTGCTCGCCTTCCCGATGGACGAGGGCAGCGTGGACCACGGCCCGGGCGAGTCCAGTCCGGGTGAGCCCGGCCTGCTCGGTGACATCGTGCTCTGCCCCGAGGTGGCCGCCAAGCAGGCCGCCACCGCCGGTCACGCCGCCGCCGACGAGCTGCATCTGCTCACCGTGCACGGCGTGCTGCACCTGCTCGGCTACGACCACGCCGAGCCGGACGAGGAACGGGAAATGTTCGAACTGCAGGCTCGCCTGCTCTACAGCTGGAAGGAAACCCGGGCCAAGTGA
- a CDS encoding hemolysin family protein translates to MSGTPLAAVAGQAGLPDLQLLIVAAGLVVVAGIIAMTEAALVMVSPARAAELARSGSRGAHALKLVAADAVRHVNLLLLLRLLCELTATTLVALVAVDTLGAGWAAALVTAGAMTVVSFVVVGVGPRTIGRQHAYVVARAAAPLVRGLGRALNPLASLLILIGNAVTPGKGFREGPFATQIELRELVDLAEQRGVVEHGERQMIHSVFALGDTIAREVMVPRTEMVWIEQHKTLRQARALFLRSGFSRIPVVGDNVDDVRGIVYLKDVVRRTQGAGPEAEEIAVVDLMRAATFVPESKPVDDLLSEMQAARTHMVIVVDEYGGTGGLVTIEDILEEIVGEITDEYDVERPPVERLTDDQARVTARLPVEDLGELFDIELTDDEVETVGGLMAHALGRVPIPGAEVVVAGLRLVAEGTTGRRNRVDTVLVTRVLDQPPSRPTDGTPAERGERRHVRTQERQHADA, encoded by the coding sequence ATGTCCGGCACCCCGCTCGCCGCCGTCGCGGGCCAGGCGGGGCTGCCGGACCTGCAACTTCTGATCGTCGCCGCGGGGCTGGTGGTGGTGGCCGGGATCATCGCGATGACCGAGGCCGCGCTGGTCATGGTCTCCCCGGCCCGAGCCGCCGAACTCGCCCGTAGCGGCAGCCGGGGCGCCCACGCGCTGAAGCTGGTCGCGGCGGACGCCGTTCGGCACGTCAATCTGCTGCTTCTGCTGCGCCTGCTGTGCGAACTCACCGCCACCACGCTCGTCGCGCTGGTCGCCGTGGACACCCTCGGCGCGGGCTGGGCCGCCGCGCTGGTCACCGCCGGCGCGATGACCGTGGTCAGCTTCGTCGTCGTCGGCGTCGGGCCACGCACGATCGGTCGCCAGCACGCGTACGTGGTGGCCCGGGCGGCCGCGCCGTTGGTGCGCGGGCTGGGCCGGGCACTCAACCCGCTGGCGTCGTTGCTGATCCTGATCGGCAACGCGGTGACCCCGGGTAAAGGCTTCCGGGAAGGGCCGTTCGCCACCCAGATCGAGCTACGTGAACTGGTCGACCTGGCCGAGCAGCGCGGCGTCGTCGAGCACGGCGAGCGGCAGATGATCCACTCGGTCTTCGCGCTCGGCGACACCATCGCCCGTGAGGTGATGGTGCCCCGGACCGAGATGGTGTGGATCGAGCAGCACAAGACGCTGCGTCAGGCCCGGGCGCTGTTCCTACGTTCCGGCTTCTCCCGGATTCCGGTCGTCGGCGACAACGTCGACGACGTTCGCGGCATCGTCTACCTCAAGGACGTGGTCCGCCGTACCCAGGGAGCCGGCCCGGAGGCGGAGGAGATCGCCGTGGTCGACCTGATGCGGGCCGCGACCTTCGTGCCGGAGTCCAAACCGGTGGACGACCTGCTCTCCGAGATGCAGGCCGCCCGTACCCACATGGTGATCGTCGTCGACGAGTACGGCGGCACCGGCGGTCTGGTCACCATCGAGGACATCCTGGAGGAGATCGTCGGGGAGATCACCGACGAGTACGATGTCGAACGTCCTCCGGTCGAGCGGCTCACCGACGACCAGGCGCGGGTGACCGCGCGACTGCCCGTCGAGGACCTCGGCGAACTGTTCGACATCGAGCTCACCGACGACGAGGTCGAGACGGTCGGCGGGCTGATGGCGCACGCACTGGGCCGGGTACCCATTCCCGGGGCGGAAGTCGTCGTCGCCGGACTGCGACTGGTCGCCGAAGGCACCACCGGCCGGCGAAACCGGGTCGACACCGTCCTGGTGACGCGGGTCCTCGACCAGCCGCCGTCGAGGCCGACCGATGGCACCCCCGCCGAGCGGGGCGAACGCCGACATGTCCGCACGCAGGAGAGGCAACACGCTGATGCCTGA
- a CDS encoding cytidine deaminase, which produces MPESPSTAPVGEQTAPLSDEDAKLVVLARGARARIGAVEGAAVRDQDGRTYAGANVALPSLTLTALQLAVASAVAAGATRLEAAVVVTEASTLDGAGHAVVRDLAAEAPIHVAAPDGTLLGTVRQ; this is translated from the coding sequence ATGCCTGAGTCACCATCCACCGCACCCGTCGGGGAGCAGACCGCCCCGTTGTCCGACGAGGACGCCAAGCTGGTCGTGCTGGCCCGTGGCGCGCGGGCCCGGATCGGCGCGGTGGAGGGTGCCGCGGTCCGGGACCAGGACGGCCGCACCTACGCCGGGGCCAACGTGGCCCTGCCGTCGCTGACCCTGACCGCGCTGCAGCTCGCGGTCGCCTCGGCGGTCGCCGCCGGCGCCACCCGCCTGGAAGCGGCCGTCGTGGTGACCGAGGCCTCCACGCTGGACGGTGCCGGCCACGCGGTGGTGCGTGACCTGGCCGCCGAGGCACCGATCCACGTCGCCGCCCCGGACGGGACCCTGCTCGGTACGGTGCGTCAGTGA
- the era gene encoding GTPase Era, whose translation MNFRAGFACFVGRPNAGKSTLTNAIVGQKIAITSSKPQTTRHIIRGVLHRPESQLVLVDTPGLHRPRTLLGERLNDLVRQTWSEVDVIGLCIPADETIGRGDRFITAEIAGLKATVLAVVTKTDLVDRARLAEQLLAVSELGDFAEVVPVSAATGHQVDTLVDVMTKYLPPSPRLYPDDMLTDEPEQVLIGELIREAALEGVRDELPHSIAVVVEEMIPEDTLIRVFADVYVERPSQKAIVIGAGGSRLRDVGTRARREIEELLGSRIYLDLHVRVAKDWQRDPRQLRKLGF comes from the coding sequence GTGAACTTTCGGGCCGGGTTCGCCTGTTTCGTCGGCCGGCCCAACGCCGGTAAGTCGACGCTGACCAACGCTATCGTCGGCCAGAAGATCGCGATCACCTCCAGCAAGCCGCAGACCACCCGGCACATCATTCGCGGGGTTTTGCACCGGCCGGAGTCGCAGCTCGTCCTGGTCGACACCCCGGGCCTGCACCGGCCCCGGACACTGCTCGGCGAACGCCTCAACGACCTGGTCCGGCAGACCTGGAGCGAGGTCGACGTCATCGGGCTGTGCATTCCCGCCGACGAGACGATCGGCCGGGGCGACCGCTTCATCACCGCCGAGATCGCCGGGCTGAAGGCCACCGTACTGGCCGTGGTCACCAAGACGGACCTGGTCGACCGCGCGCGGCTCGCCGAACAGTTGCTGGCAGTCAGCGAACTGGGTGACTTCGCCGAGGTGGTGCCGGTCAGCGCGGCGACCGGCCACCAGGTCGACACGCTCGTCGACGTGATGACGAAATACCTTCCGCCCTCGCCCCGGCTCTACCCCGACGACATGCTCACCGACGAGCCCGAGCAGGTGCTGATCGGTGAACTGATCCGGGAGGCGGCGCTGGAAGGCGTCCGCGACGAACTGCCCCACTCGATCGCGGTCGTCGTCGAGGAGATGATCCCCGAGGACACGTTGATCCGGGTGTTCGCCGACGTGTACGTCGAGCGGCCGAGTCAGAAGGCGATCGTGATCGGCGCCGGCGGTAGCCGACTGCGTGACGTCGGCACCCGGGCCCGCCGCGAGATCGAGGAACTACTCGGCAGCCGGATCTACCTCGACCTGCACGTACGGGTCGCGAAAGACTGGCAGCGCGACCCCCGACAGTTGCGCAAGCTGGGATTCTGA